In Stieleria varia, one genomic interval encodes:
- a CDS encoding DUF58 domain-containing protein yields the protein MRPDVTDRIRRLELTARRVVEGFLTGMHRSPYFGQSIEFLQHRQYARGDEIRHIDWKVYARQDRLHIKQYEEETNLRLTLIVDRSASMAYGDGESNKFDYSASLAASLAYLALRQKDACGLITFDTKVRGNVPAKSNQHQLNRILAQLDAVGADGRTDLVRVCKEVAQSLPRRGLVVLVSDLLGVDSLVEGLRLLRSRGHDVSLFHVLHDHELDFPFDGATRFEGLESDDFLNCNPRALREGYVQALEEFLQQTRKVCGRLSIDYWQVRTSQSLDAVLASFLSSRQKLPKLKH from the coding sequence TTGCGTCCTGATGTCACCGATCGCATCCGTCGGCTGGAGCTGACGGCGCGACGTGTGGTCGAAGGGTTTTTGACCGGTATGCACCGAAGTCCTTACTTCGGGCAATCGATCGAGTTCCTGCAACACCGTCAGTATGCGCGTGGAGATGAGATCCGTCACATCGACTGGAAAGTCTACGCGCGTCAGGATCGGTTGCACATCAAACAGTATGAGGAAGAAACCAATCTGCGTTTGACGTTGATCGTCGATCGGAGCGCCAGCATGGCCTACGGCGACGGTGAGTCGAACAAGTTTGACTATTCGGCTTCCTTGGCTGCTTCGCTGGCATATCTCGCATTGCGTCAAAAGGATGCTTGCGGTTTGATCACGTTTGACACCAAAGTCCGTGGAAACGTACCGGCCAAAAGCAATCAGCATCAGCTCAATCGAATCCTGGCGCAGCTCGATGCGGTGGGAGCCGATGGACGGACGGATCTGGTGCGTGTGTGCAAGGAAGTCGCTCAGTCGTTGCCGCGGCGCGGGTTGGTGGTGCTGGTGTCTGATCTATTGGGAGTCGACTCGTTGGTGGAAGGCCTGCGGCTGTTACGCTCACGAGGGCACGACGTCTCGCTGTTTCATGTGCTGCACGATCACGAGTTGGATTTTCCGTTTGACGGAGCGACGCGATTCGAAGGTCTGGAGAGCGACGATTTCCTGAACTGCAATCCTCGTGCACTGCGTGAGGGATACGTCCAAGCGTTAGAAGAATTCTTGCAGCAGACTCGCAAGGTCTGTGGTCGGTTGTCCATCGACTATTGGCAAGTTCGCACCAGTCAATCACTCGACGCGGTATTGGCGTCGTTCCTTTCCTCTCGCCAAAAATTACCCAAGCTCAAGCATTAG